GGCATCTCCTTCGAGTTCGAGGAATCGACCCTCGGCCTCGTCTGCGTCGCCGCCCCGATACTCGACGCCGACGACGCCCCGCTCGCCGCGATCAGCGTCACCGGTCCGGTACACCGATTCCACCCGAGAGCGCACGCGACCGCGGTCCGGGCCGCCGCGGCGGGGGCGAGTTCGACGCTGGCACGACGGGCCCACCTCATCGACGGCTGACACCCCGCCACCGGAAAGCGCTCCGCCACAGATCGCCGTCCTGAACACTGGACGACGGTCGCGCACACCGCGCACGATCCGCGTCGAAGAGAGTGAGGCGAGAGCATGGCACGTCGGAGCACGAACCGCTCCCGGGCGGCCACGCGCGCGCCCGAGGCACCGCCCTACCGAACCGACCCGCCCGCCTGGGCCCTCCCCCGCGGGACGATAGTCCTGATCACCATCGCCGGCCTGGTGGTCGCGGTCGGCGGCATCAAGGCGGTCTCGTCGTTCGCCGCGCCGACCTTCCTGGCGCTGATGCTGACCGTGGCGGTGCAACCGGTACCGAGATGGCTGCGCACCAAGGGATTACCCGGCTGGGCGGCATTTCTCACGACGGTCGCGCTCGTCTACGGAATCCTGATCGGGCTGTTCGCGACGCTGGTGTTCTCGGTGGCCCGGCTCGCGTCGATCCTCCCGGACTACGACGACAAGTTCGACGACATCATCACTAGCTTCCAGGACTTTCTGACGAGCCACGGCGTGAGTCAGGACAAGGTCCAGGACATGATCTCGCATGTCGACACCAGCAAGGTCGTCAACGTGGTCACCGAGTTGCTGGCCAGCACGCTGAGCGTCGCGTCGGCCCTCGTTCTCGTGCTCGCCCTGCTGCTGTTCATGGCGGCCGACTCGGTCGGCTTCGACGACCGGATGGATCACCTTCGGGGCATGCGGCCCGACATCGCGTCGGCGTTCGGCACCTTCGCGCAGGGCACCCGTAGATACCTATGGGTGTCGACGGTGTTCGGCCTCATCGTGGCGGTCTTCGACAGCATCGCCCTTGCGTTGTTATCCGTTCCCCTTCCGATCCTGTGGGGCCTGCTCTCGTTCATCACCAACTACATCCCGAACATCGGCTTCGTCATCGGGCTCGTCCCGCCCGCGCTCCTGGCGCTGCTCGACGGCGGCGTCACCAAGATGCTCGTCGTCATCGCGGTCTACAGCGTCATCAACGTGATCATCCAGTCGGTCATCCAACCGAAGTTCGTGGGTGACGCCGTCGGTCTGTCGACGACGCTGACCTTCCTGTCGCTGATCTTCTGGGCCTGGGCCATCGGGCCGCTGGGTGCGATCCTCGCGGTACCGCTGACGCTGCTGGCCAAGGCCCTGCTCATCGACATCGACCCGGCCACCCGCTGGGCCGACGTCCTGTTGTCCTCGTCGGGCACCAAGCCAGTTCCTGAGGAGTCGCCCCCGCCGACGACGCCCGAATCGCCCCCGGACGACCCCACGCACGTCACACTGGGAACCGATTCGTGAGCCGGACTACGCTCCGGAGCGAACATTCGGTAGATTGCCA
The sequence above is drawn from the Gordonia rubripertincta genome and encodes:
- a CDS encoding AI-2E family transporter gives rise to the protein MARRSTNRSRAATRAPEAPPYRTDPPAWALPRGTIVLITIAGLVVAVGGIKAVSSFAAPTFLALMLTVAVQPVPRWLRTKGLPGWAAFLTTVALVYGILIGLFATLVFSVARLASILPDYDDKFDDIITSFQDFLTSHGVSQDKVQDMISHVDTSKVVNVVTELLASTLSVASALVLVLALLLFMAADSVGFDDRMDHLRGMRPDIASAFGTFAQGTRRYLWVSTVFGLIVAVFDSIALALLSVPLPILWGLLSFITNYIPNIGFVIGLVPPALLALLDGGVTKMLVVIAVYSVINVIIQSVIQPKFVGDAVGLSTTLTFLSLIFWAWAIGPLGAILAVPLTLLAKALLIDIDPATRWADVLLSSSGTKPVPEESPPPTTPESPPDDPTHVTLGTDS